From the Manihot esculenta cultivar AM560-2 chromosome 3, M.esculenta_v8, whole genome shotgun sequence genome, one window contains:
- the LOC110611178 gene encoding nudix hydrolase 8 — MAMMVALTVHGWQSPGHCYRPVPRISTAARKGCSIQGFLKDTTFLLKTSKGDDELHLGLMMKSLGGGHGNVLIKNKTRIHVMSPEISPPSFAVEFLDAWDDEYGGIVVDANSLPSSANAFASALRASLTDWKLKGKKGIWLKILSEQAELIPIAIKEGFDYHHAEPGYGMLTYWVPDGPCMLPDSPSHQIGVGAFVINEKREVLVVKEKCPCNCSGVWKMPTGYINKSEDIFSGAIREVKEETGVDTIFLKLVAFRHAHLVAFEKSDLLFVCMLKPLSSEITIDEKEIQAAKWMPVDEYIGQPFYEEDDMSRKVIEACIAEHEGHYNGFVGRRLSSKLDGKLSYLYYDCSSSF, encoded by the exons ATGGCGATGATGGTTGCATTAACAGTCCATGGTTGGCAATCGCCTGGACATTGTTATAGACCAGTGCCTAGAATCTCAACGGCTGCTAGAAAAGGTTGCAGTATACAAGGTTTTTTGAAGGATACAACATTTCTTCTGAAAACGTCGAAAGGTGATGATGAGCTTCACTTGGGTCTCATGATGAAATCTCTTGGAGGTGGTCATGGCAATGTGCTCATCAAGAATAAGACAAGAATCCATGTTATGTCTCCAGAGATTTCACCACCAAGTTTCGCTGTGGAGTTTCTTGATGCATGGGACGATGAATATGGTGGGATCGTTGTTGATGCTAACAGTTTACCCTCTAGTGCTAATGCCTTCGCATCTGCCCTCCGAGCTTCTTTGACTGATTGGAAGTTGAAG GGGAAGAAGGGAATATGGCTCAAGATACTGTCGGAACAAGCTGAACTCATTCCAATAGCAATTAag GAAGGTTTTGACTACCATCATGCTGAACCAGGCTACGGTATGCTCACGTATTGGGTTCCTGATGGCCCTTGCATGCTTCCTGATAGCCCTTCTCATCAGATTGGCGTAGGAGCATTTGTGATCAATGAAAAAAGAGAG GTGCTTGTGGTGAAAGAAAAATGTCCTTGTAATTGCTCTGGCGTTTGGAAGATGCCTACTGGATATATTAACAAG TCTGAAGATATATTCTCAGGAGCCATAagagaagtcaaagaagaaacTGGT gTTGACACCATTTTCCTGAAGTTGGTTGCTTTCAG ACATGCACACCTTGTGGCATTTGAGAAGTCTGATTTACTCTTTGTGTGCATGCTGAAGCCGTTGTCCTCTGAAATAACAATTGATGAGAAAGAAATCCAAGCTGCTAAG TGGATGCCGGTGGATGAATATATCGGGCAGCCATTTTATGAAGAAGACGACATGTCGAGGAAGGTGATCGAAGCTTGCATTGCAGAGCATGAAGGTCACTATAATGGATTTGTTGGGCGCCGGTTGAGCTCCAAACTTGATGGGAAACTATCCTACTTGTATTATGATTGTTCAAGCAGTTTTTAA
- the LOC110610574 gene encoding uncharacterized protein LOC110610574, with protein sequence MDPCPFVRLIIESLALKLPLATKPAGSGVHPSTTPCFCKLRIKNFASQTALLPLCSSANDSPPETSTSATGFHLDATAIRRLSGKPITLRVEVYTGRMGHTCGVNGGKLLGQVQVSVDLENVQSSPRVFQNGWLKLGNQPDKPAARLHLVVRVEPDPRFVFQFGGEPECSPVVFQTQGNILQPVFSCKFSADRNSRSRSLPSDFTVNSNRGWRRTFSGEKEQAGRERKGWMVMIYDLSGSPVAAASMITPFVPSPGTDRVSRSNPGAWLILRPHGISVSSWKPWGRLEAWRERGPIDGLGYKFELVTDNGGPSRGIPIAESTISLKKGGQFCIDSRLIKDSALNSRSPVKGFVMCSTVEGEGKISKPVVQVGVQHVTCMADAALFIALSAAIDLSMDACRLFSHKLRKELCHDVHDSLS encoded by the exons ATGGATCCATGTCCATTTGTTCGTTTAATCATTGAATCTCTTGCTCTCAAACTCCCTTTGGCCACCAAACCAGCTGGTTCCGGCGTCCACCCATCAACTACGCCTTGTTTCTGCAAACTACGCATCAAGAACTTTGCTTCACAAACTGCTCTCCTCCCTCTCTGTTCTTCTGCTAATGACTCTCCCCCTGAAACCTCCACCTCCGCCACCGGCTTCCATCTCGATGCTACTGCTATTCGCCGGCTCTCTGGTAAGCCTATCACACTCCGTGTGGAAGTGTACACTGGCCGGATGGGACACACCTGTGGGGTCAACGGCGGGAAGTTACTGGGTCAAGTTCAGGTTAGTGTGGATTTGGAGAATGTCCAGTCCAGCCCAAGAGTGTTTCAAAATGGATGGTTAAAGTTGGGGAACCAGCCAGATAAACCAGCGGCTCGACTCCATCTAGTGGTCCGGGTTGAACCAGACCCTCGGTTTGTTTTTCAGTTTGGTGGCGAACCTGAGTGTAGCCCAGTGGTTTTTCAGACACAAGGGAATATACTCCAGCCTGTTTTCAGTTGCAAGTTCAGTGCCGACCGGAACTCAAGATCCCG ATCTCTTCCGTCAGATTTCACCGTCAATAGCAACAGAGGATGGAGGAGAACCTTTTCCGGCGAGAAAGAACAAGCAGGAAGGGAGCGAAAAGGATGGATGGTTATGATATACGACCTCTCTGGTTCACCAGTAGCTGCTGCGTCCATGATCACACCATTTGTTCCATCTCCGGGCACAGATCGTGTTTCTCGATCAAACCCAGGTGCATGGCTAATCCTCCGCCCTCATGGCATCTCTGTCAGCAGCTGGAAACCATGGGGCCGCTTAGAGGCGTGGAGAGAGAGAGGTCCTATAGATGGACTCGGTTACAAATTTGAGCTGGTAACTGATAATGGTGGCCCAAGCAGAGGCATCCCCATTGCTGAATCTACAATAAGTTTGAAAAAAGGTGGCCAGTTTTGCATTGATAGTAGGTTAATAAAGGATTCTGCATTGAATTCAAGATCACCCGTCAAGGGTTTCGTGATGTGTTCGACGGTGGAAGGCGAAGGAAAGATCAGCAAACCAGTGGTGCAAGTTGGAGTACAGCATGTGACGTGCATGGCTGATGCAGCGTTGTTTATAGCTCTTTCAGCTGCTATTGATCTGAGCATGGACGCTTGCCGCCTCTTCTCCCACAAGCTCAGGAAGGAGCTTTGCCATGACGTGCATGATTCGTTGTCTTAA
- the LOC110610276 gene encoding uncharacterized protein LOC110610276, producing the protein MLCHSNGIFLHLGLSHFKPVPCDFRIFLINEKASTTSYRTFCHGDVFLMTKADLEEYNSACDDEAIGKELQIAPKIKARRKTATVSCLIACLKVSGVCVPVAGQMLLARAC; encoded by the exons ATGCTGTGTCATTCTAATGGGATCTTCCTGCATCTTGGATTGAGCCATTTTAAGCCAGTTCCATGTGATTTTAGGATTTTTTTGATAAATGAG AAAGCATCGACCACTTCCTACAGGACATTCTGCCATGGGGATGTATTTCTGATGACTAAAGCAGATCTGGAAGAATATAATAGTGCATGTGATGATGAAGCCATTGGTAAGGAACTGCAAATTGCCCCTAAAATCAAGGCCAGGCGTAAGACGGCTACGGTGTCCTGTCTCATTGCTTGCTTGAAAGTTTCTGGTGTGTGTGTACCTGTTGCAGGTCAGATGCTTTTGGCACGTGCTTGCTGA
- the LOC110610523 gene encoding NAC domain-containing protein 75 isoform X2 — MSKSNLGSISSSDLIDAKLEEHQLCGSKQCPGCGHKIEGKPDWVGLPAGVKFDPTDQELIEHLEAKVEAKDMKSHPLIDEFIPTIEGEDGICYTHPEKLPGVTRDGLSRHFFHRPSKAYTTGTRKRRKIQTECDMQGGETRWHKTGKTRPVMLNGKQKGCKKILVLYTNFGKNRKPEKTNWVMHQYHLGQHEEEKEGELVVSKIFYQTQPRQCNWTDRTAITGEGSNDPNSRRDSGSGSCSSKEIIPHRDEITGAGVAAALSSYSAIDIQQLKSDHFGFPPFRKSFDEVGIGEASTAREAPVSGTCNDIGEHHQRPHHMAHDHHQQQPQHHHVHHQIATAAFQISRPSHPISAIISPPPLHHTSIILEEDPYHVSRLMLQNEIQQQHHHHHHQQQQQHHHHQQQQQQQHHKLGGRSASGLEELIMGCTSTDIKEESSIANPQEAEWLKYSSFWPDPDNQDHHG, encoded by the exons ATGAGCAAGAGTAACTTAGGATCCATCAGTAGCTCTGATCTTATTGATGCAAAGCTTGAAGAGCATCAGCTGTGTGGATCCAAGCAGTGTCCTGGTTGTGGACACAAGATTGAAGGGAAGCCG GATTGGGTAGGTCTACCAGCAGGAGTGAAATTTGATCCAACAGACCAAGAACTGATAGAACACCTTGAAGCAAAAGTAGAAGCCAAAGACATGAAATCTCACCCTTTGATTGATGAGTTCATCCCCACCATTGAAGGAGAAGATGGGATTTGTTATACCCATCCTGAGAAACTTCCAG GAGTTACAAGAGATGGCCTAAGCAGGCATTTTTTCCATAGACCATCTAAGGCTTACACAACGGGCacaagaaagagaagaaaaattcaaactgaatgTGACATGCAAGGAGGAGAGACAAGGTGGCATAAAACAGGCAAGACAAGGCCAGTCATGTTGAATGGCAAACAAAAGGGTTGCAAGAAGATCCTAGTCCTCTACACAAATTTTGGGAAAAATCGAAAACCTGAAAAGACTAATTGGGTCATGCACCAATACCACCTTGGTCAGCATGAGGAAGAGAAAGAAGGAGAACTTGTGGTCTCTAAGATCTTTTATCAAACACAACCAAGGCAATGCAATTGGACTGATAGGACTGCTATTACTGGTGAAGGAAGCAATGATCCCAATAGCAGAAGGGACAGTGGTAGCGGGAGCTGCTCATCAAAAGAAATAATTCCACACAGAGATGAAATAACTGGAGCTGGGGTTGCTGCTGCTCTATCATCCTACAGTGCCATTGATATCCAACAGTTAAAATCTGATCATTTTGGGTTCCCCCCATTCAGGAAAAGCTTTGATGAG GTGGGGATAGGAGAGGCTTCAACGGCAAGGGAAGCCCCAGTATCAGGCACATGTAATGACATTGGGGAGCACCATCAAAGGCCACATCATATGGCCCATGATCATCATCAACAACAGCCACAACACCACCATGTACACCATCAGATTGCTACCGCAGCCTTCCAAATCAGCAGGCCTTCACATCCCATATCCGCCATCATCTCTCCGCCACCTCTCCATCACACTTCCATCATTCTTGAAGAGGATCCTTATCATGTCTCCAGATTAATGCTTCAAAACGAAATCCAG CAGcagcaccaccaccaccaccaccaacaGCAACAGcagcaccaccaccaccaacagcaacagcagcagcagcatcATAAACTGGGAGGAAGATCTGCATCTGGTCTAGAAGAACTCATAATGGGTTGCACGTCGACTGATATTAAAGAA GAGTCATCCATTGCAAACCCACAAGAAGCTGAATGGTTGAAGTACTCTTCATTCTGGCCAGACCCTGACAACCAGGATCATCATGGGTAG
- the LOC110610523 gene encoding NAC domain-containing protein 75 isoform X3 — MSKSNLGSISSSDLIDAKLEEHQLCGSKQCPGCGHKIEGKPDWVGLPAGVKFDPTDQELIEHLEAKVEAKDMKSHPLIDEFIPTIEGEDGICYTHPEKLPGVTRDGLSRHFFHRPSKAYTTGTRKRRKIQTECDMQGGETRWHKTGKTRPVMLNGKQKGCKKILVLYTNFGKNRKPEKTNWVMHQYHLGQHEEEKEGELVVSKIFYQTQPRQCNWTDRTAITGEGSNDPNSRRDSGSGSCSSKEIIPHRDEITGAGVAAALSSYSAIDIQQLKSDHFGFPPFRKSFDEVGIGEASTAREAPVSGTCNDIGEHHQRPHHMAHDHHQQQPQHHHVHHQIATAAFQISRPSHPISAIISPPPLHHTSIILEEDPYHVSRLMLQNEIQQQQQHHHHQQQQQQQHHKLGGRSASGLEELIMGCTSTDIKEESSIANPQEAEWLKYSSFWPDPDNQDHHG; from the exons ATGAGCAAGAGTAACTTAGGATCCATCAGTAGCTCTGATCTTATTGATGCAAAGCTTGAAGAGCATCAGCTGTGTGGATCCAAGCAGTGTCCTGGTTGTGGACACAAGATTGAAGGGAAGCCG GATTGGGTAGGTCTACCAGCAGGAGTGAAATTTGATCCAACAGACCAAGAACTGATAGAACACCTTGAAGCAAAAGTAGAAGCCAAAGACATGAAATCTCACCCTTTGATTGATGAGTTCATCCCCACCATTGAAGGAGAAGATGGGATTTGTTATACCCATCCTGAGAAACTTCCAG GAGTTACAAGAGATGGCCTAAGCAGGCATTTTTTCCATAGACCATCTAAGGCTTACACAACGGGCacaagaaagagaagaaaaattcaaactgaatgTGACATGCAAGGAGGAGAGACAAGGTGGCATAAAACAGGCAAGACAAGGCCAGTCATGTTGAATGGCAAACAAAAGGGTTGCAAGAAGATCCTAGTCCTCTACACAAATTTTGGGAAAAATCGAAAACCTGAAAAGACTAATTGGGTCATGCACCAATACCACCTTGGTCAGCATGAGGAAGAGAAAGAAGGAGAACTTGTGGTCTCTAAGATCTTTTATCAAACACAACCAAGGCAATGCAATTGGACTGATAGGACTGCTATTACTGGTGAAGGAAGCAATGATCCCAATAGCAGAAGGGACAGTGGTAGCGGGAGCTGCTCATCAAAAGAAATAATTCCACACAGAGATGAAATAACTGGAGCTGGGGTTGCTGCTGCTCTATCATCCTACAGTGCCATTGATATCCAACAGTTAAAATCTGATCATTTTGGGTTCCCCCCATTCAGGAAAAGCTTTGATGAG GTGGGGATAGGAGAGGCTTCAACGGCAAGGGAAGCCCCAGTATCAGGCACATGTAATGACATTGGGGAGCACCATCAAAGGCCACATCATATGGCCCATGATCATCATCAACAACAGCCACAACACCACCATGTACACCATCAGATTGCTACCGCAGCCTTCCAAATCAGCAGGCCTTCACATCCCATATCCGCCATCATCTCTCCGCCACCTCTCCATCACACTTCCATCATTCTTGAAGAGGATCCTTATCATGTCTCCAGATTAATGCTTCAAAACGAAATCCAG caGCAACAGcagcaccaccaccaccaacagcaacagcagcagcagcatcATAAACTGGGAGGAAGATCTGCATCTGGTCTAGAAGAACTCATAATGGGTTGCACGTCGACTGATATTAAAGAA GAGTCATCCATTGCAAACCCACAAGAAGCTGAATGGTTGAAGTACTCTTCATTCTGGCCAGACCCTGACAACCAGGATCATCATGGGTAG
- the LOC110611786 gene encoding mitochondrial-processing peptidase subunit alpha produces the protein MYRTAASRLRALKGHRISRLPTRFASSSVAASESSSSGGLFSWLIGDKSKSLPPLELPLPGVELPPTLPDYVEPGKTKITTLPNGLKIASETSPNPAASIGLYVNCGSVYESPASMGVTHLLERMAFKSTRNRSHLRIVREVEAIGGNVLASASREQMGYTYDALKTYVPEMVELLIDCVRNPVFLDWEVNEQLQKVKAEISEASNNPQGLLVEAIHSAGFSGPLANPLMAPESAISRLNSTILEEFVAENFTASRIVLAASGVEHEELVSTAEPLLSDLPGASNTILPKSVYTGGDFRCQSDSGDQRTHFALAFEFPHGWHDDHDAVTLTVLQRLMGGGGSFSTGGPGKGIYSRLYVRVLNEYPQIQSFTAFSNIYDRTGIFGIQATTDSHFASKAIDVAVNELIAVASPGAVDPVQLDRAKQSTKSAILMNLESRMIASEDIGRQILTDGERKPLEHFLKIVDSVTLQDITKISQKLISSPLTMASYGDVINVPTYDSVSSKFKLK, from the exons ATGTACAGAACTGCAGCTTCACGGCTTAGGGCTCTCAAG GGCCACAGAATCAGTAGGCTGCCTACAAGATTTGCAAGTTCAAGTGTTGCTGCCTCGGAATCATCCTCTTCAGGTGGCCTTTTCAGCTGGCTGATTGGTGATAAGTCCAAGTCTTTACCTCCTCTGGAATTACCCCTCCCGGGAGTTGAACTCCCACCCACATTGCCTGATTATGTTGAACCTGGAAAAACCAAGATCACAACTCTTCCAAATGGATTGAAAATTGCCTCTGAAACATCACCG AATCCTGCAGCATCAATTGGGTTGTATGTTAACTGTGGTTCAGTGTACGAGTCTCCAGCCTCAATGGGGGTAACTCATTTACTGGAACGGATGGCATTCAAAAGCACAAGAAATCGCAGCCACTTGCGTATTGTGCGTGAAGTTGAGGCAATTGGGGGCAATGTGCTGGCCTCGGCATCTCGGGAACAGATGGGATACACCTATGATGCTCTAAAGACTTATGTTCCAGAGATGGTGGAGTTGCTTATTGATTGTGTGAGAAACCCTGTCTTCCTTGACTGGGAAGTGAATGAACAG CTTCAGAAGGTCAAAGCAGAGATTAGTGAAGCTTCTAACAATCCTCAAGGATTGCTTGTGGAAGCAATTCATTCTGCTGGTTTTTCTGGTCCATTAGCTAATCCTCTTATGGCACCCGAATCTGCAATAAGTAGATTGAATAGTACAATATTGGAGGAATTTGTAGCT GAAAATTTTACTGCTAGTCGGATAGTGCTTGCGGCTTCTGGCGTTGAACATGAAGAACTGGTGTCCACTGCAGAGCCCCTTCTATCTGATCTACCTGGAGCTAGTAATACTATACTGCCAAAATCTGTTTACACAGGAGGGGATTTTCGCTGTCAATCAGATTCAGGG GATCAAAGGACCCACTTTGCTCTTGCATTCGAATTTCCTCATGGCTGGCATGATGACCATGACGCCGTGACCTTGACTGTTCTTCAG AGGCTAATGGGCGGAGGTGGATCCTTCTCAACTGGTGGCCCTGGAAAAGGAATATACTCAAGGCTAT ATGTTCGAGTCCTGAATGAATATCCACAAATTCAGTCCTTTACAGCATTCAGCAACATTTATGATCGCACTGGCATATTTGGAATCCAAGCTACCACT GATTCTCATTTTGCATCTAAAGCCATAGATGTAGCTGTTAATGAGCTAATTGCAGTTGCTTCACCTGGAGCTG TTGACCCAGTGCAGCTAGATCGTGCAAAACAGTCAACAAAGTCTGCTATTTTGATGAATTTGGAATCTAGA ATGATTGCTTCAGAAGATATAGGTAGACAAATTTTGACGGATGGTGAGAG GAAACCTTTGGAGCATTTCTTGAAGATTGTAGATTCAGTTACCTTGCAAGATATTACTAAAATTTCGCAAAAGCTAATCTCTTCCCCTCTCACAATGGCATCATATGGAGATG TTATCAATGTCCCAACCTATGATTCAGTTAGCAGCAAGTTCAAGTtgaaatga
- the LOC110610523 gene encoding NAC domain-containing protein 75 isoform X1, with translation MSKSNLGSISSSDLIDAKLEEHQLCGSKQCPGCGHKIEGKPDWVGLPAGVKFDPTDQELIEHLEAKVEAKDMKSHPLIDEFIPTIEGEDGICYTHPEKLPGVTRDGLSRHFFHRPSKAYTTGTRKRRKIQTECDMQGGETRWHKTGKTRPVMLNGKQKGCKKILVLYTNFGKNRKPEKTNWVMHQYHLGQHEEEKEGELVVSKIFYQTQPRQCNWTDRTAITGEGSNDPNSRRDSGSGSCSSKEIIPHRDEITGAGVAAALSSYSAIDIQQLKSDHFGFPPFRKSFDEVGIGEASTAREAPVSGTCNDIGEHHQRPHHMAHDHHQQQPQHHHVHHQIATAAFQISRPSHPISAIISPPPLHHTSIILEEDPYHVSRLMLQNEIQQQQHHHHHHQQQQQHHHHQQQQQQQHHKLGGRSASGLEELIMGCTSTDIKEESSIANPQEAEWLKYSSFWPDPDNQDHHG, from the exons ATGAGCAAGAGTAACTTAGGATCCATCAGTAGCTCTGATCTTATTGATGCAAAGCTTGAAGAGCATCAGCTGTGTGGATCCAAGCAGTGTCCTGGTTGTGGACACAAGATTGAAGGGAAGCCG GATTGGGTAGGTCTACCAGCAGGAGTGAAATTTGATCCAACAGACCAAGAACTGATAGAACACCTTGAAGCAAAAGTAGAAGCCAAAGACATGAAATCTCACCCTTTGATTGATGAGTTCATCCCCACCATTGAAGGAGAAGATGGGATTTGTTATACCCATCCTGAGAAACTTCCAG GAGTTACAAGAGATGGCCTAAGCAGGCATTTTTTCCATAGACCATCTAAGGCTTACACAACGGGCacaagaaagagaagaaaaattcaaactgaatgTGACATGCAAGGAGGAGAGACAAGGTGGCATAAAACAGGCAAGACAAGGCCAGTCATGTTGAATGGCAAACAAAAGGGTTGCAAGAAGATCCTAGTCCTCTACACAAATTTTGGGAAAAATCGAAAACCTGAAAAGACTAATTGGGTCATGCACCAATACCACCTTGGTCAGCATGAGGAAGAGAAAGAAGGAGAACTTGTGGTCTCTAAGATCTTTTATCAAACACAACCAAGGCAATGCAATTGGACTGATAGGACTGCTATTACTGGTGAAGGAAGCAATGATCCCAATAGCAGAAGGGACAGTGGTAGCGGGAGCTGCTCATCAAAAGAAATAATTCCACACAGAGATGAAATAACTGGAGCTGGGGTTGCTGCTGCTCTATCATCCTACAGTGCCATTGATATCCAACAGTTAAAATCTGATCATTTTGGGTTCCCCCCATTCAGGAAAAGCTTTGATGAG GTGGGGATAGGAGAGGCTTCAACGGCAAGGGAAGCCCCAGTATCAGGCACATGTAATGACATTGGGGAGCACCATCAAAGGCCACATCATATGGCCCATGATCATCATCAACAACAGCCACAACACCACCATGTACACCATCAGATTGCTACCGCAGCCTTCCAAATCAGCAGGCCTTCACATCCCATATCCGCCATCATCTCTCCGCCACCTCTCCATCACACTTCCATCATTCTTGAAGAGGATCCTTATCATGTCTCCAGATTAATGCTTCAAAACGAAATCCAG CAGCAGcagcaccaccaccaccaccaccaacaGCAACAGcagcaccaccaccaccaacagcaacagcagcagcagcatcATAAACTGGGAGGAAGATCTGCATCTGGTCTAGAAGAACTCATAATGGGTTGCACGTCGACTGATATTAAAGAA GAGTCATCCATTGCAAACCCACAAGAAGCTGAATGGTTGAAGTACTCTTCATTCTGGCCAGACCCTGACAACCAGGATCATCATGGGTAG
- the LOC110610829 gene encoding leucine-rich repeat extensin-like protein 4, translated as MEKSWLLAFLLLFHVMLRGAATTVGVGVGIGVGVGVGNAGGGVWIGGGINDPPPSGTAFSNINSAYIALQAWKSAINDDPSKILDTWVGTDVCSYKGIFCAVPRGDDGLGISPGPVVAGIDLNHANLQGTLVKELSVLADMSLLHLNSNRFSGTVPDSFRDLTSLQELDLSNNQFSGPFPAITLYIPNLIYLDLRFNSFSGPIPEDLFNKRLDAIFLNNNQFSGQIPQNLGNSPASVINLANNQLTGTIPASFGLMSSRLKEILFLNNQLTGCIPEEVGLFTDMEVFDVSYNSLMGHLPDTISCLREIEVLNLAHNKLSGDLPDLVCSLRSLLNLTLAYNFLSGFSQECTKLLIRNVGFDFSLNCIPGRVMQRPQPECSGIPGGGLSCLRIPAAQPLLCGSLGMKIDANLGPSSP; from the coding sequence ATGGAGAAGAGCTGGCTTCTGGCTTTTCTCCTGCTCTTCCATGTAATGCTAAGAGGAGCGGCAACTACTGTGGGCGTTGGAGTTGGAATTGGCGTGGGTGTTGGCGTAGGCAATGCAGGTGGTGGAGTGTGGATTGGCGGCGGAATCAACGATCCACCGCCTTCTGGGACTGCATTTTCAAACATCAACAGTGCTTATATTGCTCTACAAGCATGGAAATCGGCAATCAACGATGACCCATCAAAGATTTTAGACACTTGGGTGGGTACTGATGTGTGCTCTTATAAAGGAATTTTTTGTGCAGTTCCTCGAGGTGATGATGGATTGGGAATCTCTCCTGGTCCAGTTGTTGCAGGCATAGATCTAAACCATGCAAATCTCCAAGGGACTCTTGTCAAAGAGCTCTCTGTTCTCGCAGATATGTCTCTTCTTCATCTCAATAGCAACAGATTTTCAGGCACAGTTCCAGATTCTTTCAGAGACCTGACTTCTCTCCAGGAATTAGACCTGAGTAACAATCAATTTTCAGGTCCTTTCCCTGCAATTACTCTGTACATTCCTAATCTCATTTACTTAGACCTTAGGTTCAACAGCTTTTCAGGACCCATTCCTGAAGATCTTTTCAACAAGAGATTAGATGCAATTTTCCTCAACAATAACCAATTTTCTGGTCAAATTCCTCAAAATTTGGGCAACTCTCCTGCTTCTGTGATAAACTTGGCTAATAATCAGCTCACTGGAACAATTCCAGCTAGTTTTGGTCTAATGAGTTCTAGATTGAAGGAAATTTTGTTCCTCAATAATCAATTAACAGGCTGCATTCCAGAAGAAGTTGGGCTCTTCACAGATATGGAAGTTTTTGATGTAAGCTACAATTCACTGATGGGTCATTTGCCAGACACAATATCTTGTCTCAGAGAGATTGAAGTTCTGAATTTAGCACACAACAAGCTCTCTGGTGACCTGCCTGACCTGGTTTGTTCTCTGAGAAGCCTCCTGAATCTGACACTTGCTTATAATTTCTTATCTGGGTTTAGCCAAGAATGTACCAAATTGCTCATCAGGAATGTGGGTTTTGATTTCTCTTTGAATTGTATTCCTGGAAGAGTTATGCAAAGGCCTCAACCAGAGTGTTCAGGGATACCAGGAGGAGGACTGAGTTGCCTCAGAATACCTGCTGCTCAGCCTCTTCTTTGTGGGTCACTTGGAATGAAAATAGATGCTAATCTAGGCCCATCATCTCCATGA